In Brevibacillus brevis, a genomic segment contains:
- a CDS encoding efflux RND transporter periplasmic adaptor subunit encodes MEKRKLDRKAILLAAGALVAAVVGYYGYQGYFYVKTEDAIVTGDIYKIAPKVAGKLKSVEIDEGSEVESGQIVAEQEQVNVASNVQVENVTIRSPISGVILQRAAKEGEVVGAGNPIALVVDKRQLYVQANVEETEAGYIQIGQPVDIALDMYPGRTFAGKVAKIGEATQSTFSLLPPANAGGNFTKVTQRIPIKIAFTEGPYDFQPGLNAEVTIHVR; translated from the coding sequence ATGGAAAAAAGGAAACTGGATCGGAAAGCCATCCTTCTTGCGGCAGGGGCGTTGGTCGCAGCTGTCGTCGGGTACTACGGGTACCAAGGCTATTTTTATGTCAAGACAGAGGATGCGATCGTCACGGGAGACATTTACAAGATCGCCCCGAAAGTGGCAGGAAAGCTCAAGAGCGTGGAAATCGACGAGGGCAGCGAGGTAGAGAGCGGGCAGATCGTTGCAGAGCAGGAGCAGGTCAACGTCGCGAGCAACGTCCAGGTGGAAAACGTCACGATCCGTTCGCCGATCAGCGGAGTCATTTTGCAGCGGGCAGCCAAGGAGGGAGAAGTGGTCGGCGCCGGAAATCCGATCGCGCTGGTGGTCGATAAGCGGCAGTTGTACGTGCAGGCCAATGTCGAGGAGACGGAAGCCGGCTACATCCAGATCGGGCAGCCCGTCGACATCGCCCTCGACATGTATCCCGGCCGCACGTTTGCCGGCAAGGTCGCAAAAATCGGCGAGGCGACCCAATCGACCTTTTCCTTGCTGCCGCCAGCCAACGCAGGGGGCAACTTCACCAAGGTCACCCAGCGCATTCCCATCAAGATTGCGTTTACGGAAGGGCCGTACGATTTCCAGCCCGGCCTGAATGCCGAGGTCACCATACACGTGAGATAA
- a CDS encoding DedA family protein has product MEQHLDIFLMKYGYVGIFVALALGVVGVPIPDEVLMTYAGYAVSRGVLYMPYTLISAFLGASAGISISYWIGLKWGLPLLLKVGPYLHISPKKIESTQRMFTKYGPYLLLVGYFLPGVRHISAYLAGIASMEFRRFAGFAYAGALIWSITFLFLGRTLEKEWFKVVVYIRHYGLTSLMIAVSVALAAYLIIRWRQNFKSG; this is encoded by the coding sequence GTGGAACAACATCTGGATATCTTTCTGATGAAATACGGGTACGTAGGAATCTTTGTTGCGCTGGCGCTTGGCGTGGTGGGGGTCCCGATACCCGACGAAGTGTTGATGACGTATGCTGGGTATGCGGTTTCGCGCGGGGTTCTGTACATGCCGTACACGCTGATCAGTGCCTTTTTGGGCGCTTCGGCTGGCATTTCCATCAGCTATTGGATCGGATTGAAGTGGGGGCTGCCGCTGCTCCTGAAAGTGGGCCCGTACCTGCACATCTCGCCGAAAAAGATCGAGTCCACCCAGAGGATGTTTACCAAGTACGGCCCGTATTTGCTGCTGGTCGGTTACTTTTTGCCCGGGGTACGCCATATTTCGGCCTATTTGGCCGGAATCGCTTCGATGGAATTCCGCCGATTTGCCGGCTTTGCATACGCAGGAGCGCTGATCTGGAGCATCACCTTTTTGTTTTTGGGCAGAACGCTGGAAAAAGAATGGTTCAAGGTCGTCGTGTATATTCGCCACTACGGGTTGACCTCGCTGATGATTGCGGTCTCGGTTGCTCTGGCCGCATATCTCATCATCCGATGGCGGCAAAACTTCAAATCCGGCTGA
- a CDS encoding DUF2167 domain-containing protein, producing MKKRAWLSILMGMTISFGTLLPAGAEDKLNWVDSGTKVEMENKFLFTVPQEMVYLNKEDTIKMERQVGEIPTQKEIGSVMPKDEAEEWLLYMEYDESGHISDDEQNDIDADELLQSYKDGTEEANEQRKPEDRFHVVGWNVKPVYDATTHELEYSMLLETAQKEKFLNYKLQVLTRTGYVSFILVTDQEHLEKDKQTLRTNILKNFTVKEGHRYTDFDAKTDKVAEYGLTGLILGGLGLAAAKKLGLLALILAFAKKGWVLIIVLIGAIAKFGKKLFGKKQPAINQEADEEKPSA from the coding sequence ATGAAAAAAAGAGCATGGCTATCAATTCTCATGGGGATGACGATCTCTTTCGGAACGCTTCTTCCAGCTGGGGCAGAGGACAAGCTCAACTGGGTGGACAGCGGGACGAAAGTGGAAATGGAGAATAAATTTCTGTTCACGGTTCCACAAGAAATGGTCTACCTGAATAAAGAGGATACGATCAAGATGGAGCGGCAAGTGGGCGAGATTCCCACACAAAAGGAAATCGGGAGCGTCATGCCAAAGGACGAGGCGGAAGAATGGCTCCTGTACATGGAATACGACGAGAGCGGGCACATCAGCGACGATGAGCAAAATGACATCGATGCGGACGAGCTGCTCCAGAGCTACAAAGACGGGACGGAAGAAGCCAACGAGCAGAGGAAGCCAGAGGACCGATTCCACGTGGTCGGCTGGAACGTAAAGCCGGTGTATGACGCGACTACCCATGAGCTCGAGTACTCGATGCTCCTGGAAACGGCGCAGAAAGAGAAGTTTTTGAACTACAAGCTTCAGGTGTTGACGCGAACCGGGTATGTATCGTTTATTTTGGTGACGGACCAGGAGCATTTGGAAAAGGACAAGCAAACGCTGCGCACGAACATCCTGAAAAACTTTACGGTAAAGGAAGGGCATCGCTACACCGACTTTGACGCGAAGACAGACAAGGTGGCCGAATACGGACTGACCGGACTGATCCTCGGCGGATTGGGTCTGGCCGCAGCCAAGAAGCTCGGGCTGTTGGCCTTGATTCTGGCCTTTGCCAAAAAGGGCTGGGTACTGATTATCGTCTTGATTGGGGCCATCGCGAAGTTCGGGAAAAAGCTTTTCGGCAAAAAGCAGCCAGCAATAAATCAAGAAGCGGACGAAGAAAAACCGTCGGCTTGA
- a CDS encoding DUF1254 domain-containing protein — MKRFIRCAMLTSCVLSLATLSLFPVHPSSAASDRNPPAMQIRQLAESREKLAYSLGIQAYLYGYPLVVVAKTRGDMTRRLAPLDEFAYSESLASPAFREIVTPNSDTLYLNAWLDLSQSPVLLEVPNDPQNRYYTVQMLDAYTNTFHNESNRSTQQQARQSIIVGPGWSGPLPKHLKRIDAPTNTVWLVGRVEVKDKQDLPAALAFEKQIRIHPLLPSRLERSKRTAPAVPADALQSLSFYRIMTDMIRQNPPPACDNVLLHQFALAGIDVQTGFDPARLDPATRVGLQRALQDGPRIVQNGFFPYTTVKNGWGSFSPIGSYGDDFLARAFIAYSGLAANVPAEEAYFRALTDSANKPLSGAKKYLLHFDRDQIPRTTAFWSINVYTPASYLAQTKANRSSVRSNNGTLQLNPDGSLDIAIQQEPPKDKQVNWLPTPSGDFNLVLRIFAPEQGSQGPGYNLPPIQERR; from the coding sequence ATGAAACGATTCATCCGCTGTGCCATGCTGACCAGCTGTGTCCTGTCCCTCGCAACCCTTTCCCTGTTTCCCGTACACCCTTCGTCAGCGGCTTCGGACCGGAATCCGCCGGCTATGCAGATCAGGCAGCTCGCCGAATCACGGGAGAAGCTGGCCTATTCGTTGGGAATACAGGCATACCTGTACGGCTATCCGCTCGTCGTCGTAGCGAAGACGAGGGGAGACATGACACGACGTCTTGCCCCGCTCGACGAGTTTGCCTATTCGGAGTCGCTGGCCTCTCCGGCTTTTCGCGAGATCGTCACGCCCAACTCCGATACGCTCTACCTGAACGCATGGCTGGACTTGTCGCAATCGCCCGTCCTGCTCGAGGTGCCAAACGACCCGCAAAACCGCTACTATACGGTGCAAATGCTGGATGCCTACACCAATACATTTCACAATGAGTCCAACCGCAGTACGCAGCAGCAGGCTCGGCAAAGCATCATCGTCGGTCCGGGCTGGAGCGGCCCGCTCCCGAAGCACCTCAAAAGAATAGACGCCCCGACCAACACCGTGTGGCTGGTGGGACGAGTAGAAGTAAAGGATAAGCAGGACCTCCCCGCGGCCCTCGCTTTTGAAAAGCAGATCCGGATCCATCCGCTCCTCCCGTCCAGGCTGGAGCGTTCGAAGCGTACTGCTCCTGCCGTACCTGCCGACGCCCTCCAGTCGCTGTCCTTTTACCGCATCATGACGGACATGATCCGTCAAAACCCGCCGCCGGCATGCGACAATGTGCTGCTCCATCAGTTTGCGCTGGCAGGGATCGACGTACAAACCGGATTCGACCCCGCACGACTCGATCCGGCCACCCGCGTCGGCCTTCAGCGGGCCCTGCAGGATGGCCCCCGGATCGTGCAAAACGGATTTTTCCCCTATACGACGGTGAAAAACGGCTGGGGCTCTTTCTCTCCGATCGGCTCGTATGGAGACGACTTTCTGGCGCGCGCATTCATCGCGTACTCCGGGCTTGCCGCCAATGTCCCAGCGGAAGAGGCTTACTTCCGCGCACTCACGGACTCTGCGAACAAGCCCTTGTCCGGCGCCAAGAAGTATCTTCTGCACTTTGACCGGGACCAGATTCCCCGGACGACGGCGTTCTGGTCCATCAACGTCTACACCCCTGCGTCCTATTTGGCGCAGACGAAGGCGAACCGCTCTTCGGTGCGAAGCAATAACGGGACCCTGCAGCTGAACCCGGACGGCTCACTGGACATCGCCATTCAGCAGGAGCCTCCGAAGGATAAGCAAGTGAACTGGCTGCCGACCCCTTCAGGGGATTTCAATCTCGTCCTGCGCATATTCGCTCCGGAGCAGGGATCGCAGGGGCCGGGGTACAACTTGCCTCCTATTCAGGAGAGGCGATGA
- a CDS encoding RNA polymerase sigma-70 factor gives MEALYQTYKGLLFGLAYQMTGSAADAEDVVQDVFLKVHDVSWDQVGEPKAYLCKMTTNRCLDLLKSARKKRELYTGPWLPEPVAATYIDSYESVLQKDLLSYAMLVLLEKLSPGERAVFVLREAFGFEYHEIAELVGKSEANCRKIISRAKGKMGLEPDDPIATSEKELSPEWLGKFLSALEECKVDTLLSLLDKDAVLLTDGGGKVSAALHPILSAERIAQFLVGLQRKFYAHRNLQPELVSMNGQTGLVFREGGKPETVVLFAFHNGVADRLYFVRNPEKLQFL, from the coding sequence GTGGAGGCTTTATACCAAACGTATAAAGGACTGCTTTTCGGTCTGGCTTATCAAATGACTGGCTCGGCAGCCGACGCGGAGGATGTCGTCCAGGACGTGTTCCTAAAGGTGCATGATGTCTCCTGGGATCAGGTCGGGGAGCCAAAAGCGTATTTGTGCAAAATGACGACCAACCGCTGCCTCGATCTGCTGAAATCGGCTCGCAAAAAACGGGAGCTCTACACCGGGCCTTGGCTCCCTGAGCCTGTCGCTGCCACTTATATCGACAGCTACGAATCCGTGCTCCAGAAAGACTTGCTGTCTTACGCGATGCTCGTGCTGCTGGAGAAGCTGTCGCCGGGGGAACGAGCTGTCTTTGTCCTCCGGGAAGCATTCGGTTTTGAGTATCACGAGATTGCGGAGCTGGTCGGAAAAAGCGAGGCCAATTGCCGCAAGATCATCAGCCGGGCCAAGGGAAAAATGGGGCTCGAACCGGACGACCCGATCGCCACATCGGAAAAGGAGCTCAGTCCCGAATGGCTCGGCAAGTTTCTGTCCGCACTGGAAGAATGCAAGGTCGATACCCTGCTGTCTCTGCTCGATAAGGACGCCGTACTGCTCACCGATGGCGGGGGCAAAGTGTCGGCTGCCCTTCATCCGATCCTATCCGCCGAACGCATCGCTCAATTCCTGGTTGGCTTGCAGCGCAAGTTTTACGCGCACAGGAATCTGCAGCCGGAGCTGGTCTCCATGAACGGGCAGACCGGACTCGTTTTCCGGGAGGGCGGCAAGCCGGAAACCGTGGTGCTATTTGCGTTCCATAACGGAGTGGCTGACCGCCTGTACTTCGTCCGCAACCCGGAAAAGCTGCAGTTTTTGTGA
- a CDS encoding FAD-dependent oxidoreductase: MKPVTCVVVGGGHAGIHAVHELKKIVGGRELRLILIDQNPHHLRKVLLFKPAVSDTDVAVPLEKLFPEGVELVQGMVTTVKASERTLLYIDKESMEQELSYDVLVLAVGSKVRQALPEQGGISLTNVRDAETVRALWKENLRRAVEEPNREERQRLLTLAVAGAGISGIEMSAEFAYAMRAEAAQLGIRPDDVSVYLVNAQDRLFPEGPIKMARRLEQLLGEGGVTVLHKQKVLHEKAGIVTLSNGQTLPVGLCIWALGLTPHPLLRRMGLPLTSQGQVEVDASYRVVGTSGVYSIGDCARIVDPATGRADRMTCKEATGQATRLAQIVLADLQGAPAPLHQSYMDFFCIGLGPNRGIVWTRKWGLDIILTGKLGWKLREFTWNVASMVK, encoded by the coding sequence ATGAAACCCGTCACGTGTGTGGTGGTCGGAGGAGGGCATGCTGGCATACACGCTGTCCATGAACTGAAGAAGATAGTGGGCGGCCGGGAGCTTCGGCTGATTCTCATCGATCAAAACCCGCACCATCTGCGGAAAGTGCTGCTGTTCAAACCGGCCGTAAGCGACACGGATGTCGCCGTCCCGCTGGAAAAGCTGTTCCCGGAAGGCGTCGAGCTCGTACAGGGAATGGTGACAACCGTAAAAGCAAGCGAACGAACGCTGCTGTACATCGACAAAGAAAGCATGGAGCAAGAGCTGAGCTACGACGTCCTGGTGCTTGCTGTCGGGAGCAAAGTGCGGCAGGCTCTTCCGGAGCAGGGAGGCATCTCGTTGACCAACGTGCGGGATGCGGAGACGGTTCGTGCTCTTTGGAAGGAAAACCTGCGCAGGGCGGTAGAGGAGCCAAATCGGGAGGAACGGCAACGCCTGCTGACTCTGGCCGTAGCCGGTGCCGGCATCAGCGGGATCGAAATGTCGGCCGAATTTGCCTATGCGATGCGAGCGGAGGCGGCACAGCTAGGGATTCGTCCGGACGATGTCAGCGTGTATCTGGTAAACGCCCAAGACCGGCTGTTCCCGGAAGGACCGATCAAGATGGCGAGACGGCTGGAGCAGCTGCTGGGCGAGGGGGGTGTCACCGTGCTGCACAAGCAAAAGGTGCTTCACGAGAAGGCTGGGATTGTTACGCTTTCCAATGGGCAGACCTTGCCTGTCGGACTGTGCATATGGGCGCTCGGCCTAACCCCCCATCCTCTCTTGCGCCGGATGGGCCTGCCTCTCACCTCGCAAGGACAGGTAGAGGTCGACGCGTCGTACAGGGTGGTCGGAACGAGCGGCGTATACAGTATCGGGGATTGCGCGCGAATCGTGGACCCGGCGACTGGCCGAGCGGATAGAATGACCTGCAAGGAAGCGACGGGACAGGCGACTCGCCTCGCCCAGATCGTGCTGGCTGACTTGCAAGGGGCGCCTGCTCCTCTGCATCAGAGCTACATGGATTTCTTCTGCATCGGCCTGGGCCCCAATCGCGGCATCGTCTGGACAAGAAAATGGGGGTTGGACATCATTCTGACAGGCAAGCTGGGGTGGAAGCTCCGCGAATTCACCTGGAATGTTGCCAGTATGGTAAAATGA
- a CDS encoding glycine betaine ABC transporter substrate-binding protein encodes MKKRTMFKGLAVALGLSMLMAGCSSSGPQDNQPSNGNTEVAGGNVGEQVDHKIIGIDPGAGLMKAAENAMKEYGLDDWELVEGSSAAMTAALTQAYKEKKPIIVTGWTPHWMFSKFEMKYLDDPKGVFGKDEQIHTIVRKGLKEDQPSAYAFLDKFEWKASDMEKVMLDIADGKKPEEAAADWVKNNEDTVNKWVEGIQPAPGKKLTLAYVAWDSEIASTNVVKTVLEQKLQYQVELSQVEAGPMWIGVSNGDVDGMVAAWLPTTHADYYKKLGSTVEDLGPNLDGTKLGLAVPTYMNINSIEDLKK; translated from the coding sequence ATGAAAAAACGAACCATGTTCAAAGGACTCGCAGTCGCATTGGGACTCAGCATGCTGATGGCAGGGTGCTCGAGCAGCGGGCCGCAGGACAATCAGCCGTCCAACGGCAATACCGAGGTAGCCGGTGGCAATGTAGGTGAGCAGGTAGACCACAAAATCATCGGAATCGACCCTGGTGCCGGATTGATGAAGGCCGCCGAGAACGCAATGAAGGAATACGGCCTGGACGACTGGGAGCTGGTGGAAGGCTCCAGCGCGGCGATGACGGCAGCTTTGACGCAAGCCTATAAAGAAAAGAAGCCGATCATCGTCACAGGCTGGACGCCGCACTGGATGTTCTCGAAGTTTGAAATGAAGTACCTGGACGATCCGAAAGGCGTATTCGGCAAGGATGAACAGATCCACACGATCGTCCGCAAAGGCTTGAAAGAGGACCAGCCGAGCGCGTACGCTTTTCTCGACAAGTTCGAGTGGAAGGCGTCTGACATGGAAAAAGTCATGCTGGACATCGCCGACGGCAAAAAGCCTGAGGAGGCTGCTGCCGACTGGGTGAAAAACAACGAGGATACCGTAAACAAATGGGTAGAAGGCATTCAGCCCGCTCCAGGCAAAAAGCTGACGCTGGCTTATGTCGCCTGGGATTCGGAAATTGCCAGCACGAATGTAGTCAAAACCGTCCTGGAGCAAAAGCTGCAGTATCAGGTAGAGCTGAGCCAGGTGGAGGCAGGTCCGATGTGGATCGGCGTCTCCAACGGGGATGTGGACGGTATGGTAGCGGCATGGCTGCCTACGACCCATGCGGATTACTATAAAAAACTCGGCTCCACCGTCGAGGATCTCGGACCAAACCTGGACGGCACCAAGCTGGGTCTGGCAGTTCCGACCTATATGAACATCAACTCGATTGAAGACCTCAAGAAGTAA
- a CDS encoding proline/glycine betaine ABC transporter permease: MSQLFPKLPLDEWIEAIVDGLDKHLGIVFDVISAVIGGIVDLFHAILTGLPFWVVIILIALLAFRAGKWTMALFTFIGLLLIQNLGYWEHSMETLSLVLAAALISVVVGIPVGIWCAKNDSVQKVVTPLLDFMQTMPAFVYLIPAIFFFGLGKVPGVIASVIFAMPPTIRLTNLGIRQVPADLTEASDAFGSTYWQKLTKVQLPIAKTTMMAGVNQSIMLALSMVVIASMIGAKGLGADVYRAVTQINIGQGFEAGLAIVIMAILLDRITQGVGKRKKA; this comes from the coding sequence ATGAGTCAACTGTTTCCGAAGCTGCCTTTGGATGAGTGGATTGAAGCCATTGTAGACGGACTGGATAAACATTTGGGGATTGTCTTTGACGTGATTTCCGCGGTCATCGGCGGGATTGTCGACTTGTTTCATGCGATCCTGACCGGATTGCCGTTTTGGGTGGTCATCATACTGATCGCGCTGCTGGCGTTTCGCGCTGGCAAGTGGACGATGGCCTTGTTTACCTTCATCGGTTTGCTCCTGATCCAAAATCTCGGTTATTGGGAGCATTCCATGGAGACTCTTTCGCTGGTGCTCGCGGCGGCCTTGATTTCCGTAGTCGTCGGGATTCCGGTCGGGATCTGGTGCGCCAAGAACGACTCGGTCCAAAAGGTCGTCACGCCGCTGCTTGATTTCATGCAGACGATGCCGGCGTTCGTCTATTTGATTCCCGCCATCTTTTTCTTTGGACTGGGGAAGGTGCCAGGGGTCATCGCATCCGTCATTTTCGCGATGCCACCGACCATCCGCCTGACCAACTTGGGGATTCGCCAGGTCCCTGCCGATTTGACCGAGGCTTCCGATGCTTTCGGATCCACCTACTGGCAAAAGCTGACGAAGGTACAGCTCCCGATCGCCAAAACTACGATGATGGCAGGGGTCAACCAGAGTATCATGCTGGCCTTGTCCATGGTAGTGATCGCGTCCATGATCGGGGCCAAGGGCCTGGGGGCGGACGTCTATCGCGCCGTCACGCAAATCAATATCGGCCAAGGCTTCGAGGCAGGTCTCGCGATCGTCATCATGGCGATTCTGCTGGACCGCATCACGCAAGGGGTAGGAAAGAGAAAAAAAGCGTAG
- a CDS encoding glycine betaine/L-proline ABC transporter ATP-binding protein, which produces MPKIKVENLTKIFGRQPHRALPFVKQGKTKSEILKETGLTLGVNQASFEVHAGEIFVIMGLSGSGKSTLVRLLNRLIEPTEGRILIDGTDIVSMNAEQLQQVRRKKLGMVFQKFALFPHRTVLENAAYGLEIQNIPKSEREQKAKESLALVGLAGWEQSYPDQLSGGMQQRVGLARALANDPDVLLMDEAFSALDPLIRKDMQDELLELQSSMQRTIIFITHDLDEALKIGDRIALMKDGAIVQIGTPEEIMTNPANEYVERFVEDVDRSKVLSAEHVMKRAETITLDKGPRVALQMMRDRGVSSLYVVDKKKTLLGVLTADAVNDAKLAGKALEDVLRTEVPKVGPQTLLNELFDLVAFSDIPVAVTGEHDRLLGVIVKGAVLGGLAGKVKPDSTVPADEEGQVNAQ; this is translated from the coding sequence ATGCCCAAAATCAAAGTAGAAAACTTGACGAAAATCTTCGGACGCCAGCCGCATCGCGCGCTGCCTTTCGTCAAACAGGGGAAGACCAAGTCGGAAATCTTAAAGGAAACCGGTCTGACTCTGGGTGTGAACCAGGCGAGCTTTGAGGTACACGCCGGCGAGATCTTTGTCATCATGGGGCTGTCGGGGAGCGGGAAATCCACGCTGGTCCGGCTCTTGAACCGATTGATCGAGCCGACGGAGGGCAGAATCCTCATTGACGGTACGGATATCGTCAGCATGAATGCGGAACAGCTGCAGCAGGTCAGACGGAAGAAGCTGGGGATGGTGTTTCAGAAATTCGCCCTGTTCCCGCACAGAACCGTCCTGGAGAATGCAGCGTATGGCTTGGAAATTCAAAATATACCGAAAAGCGAGCGCGAGCAGAAGGCGAAGGAATCGCTGGCGCTCGTCGGTCTCGCTGGCTGGGAGCAAAGCTATCCCGATCAGCTCAGCGGCGGAATGCAGCAGCGTGTCGGCCTGGCCCGCGCGCTGGCCAACGATCCCGATGTGCTGCTGATGGACGAAGCGTTCAGCGCGCTCGATCCGCTCATCCGCAAAGACATGCAGGATGAGCTGCTGGAATTGCAGAGCTCCATGCAGCGAACCATCATTTTTATTACGCATGATCTGGACGAAGCGCTGAAGATCGGCGATCGGATCGCCTTGATGAAGGACGGGGCGATCGTGCAGATCGGCACCCCGGAAGAAATCATGACCAATCCGGCCAACGAGTACGTAGAGAGATTCGTAGAGGACGTAGACCGCTCGAAGGTCTTGTCGGCGGAGCACGTCATGAAGCGGGCGGAGACGATCACACTGGACAAAGGGCCGCGTGTCGCCCTGCAAATGATGCGGGATCGCGGCGTCTCCAGCCTGTACGTCGTCGACAAGAAAAAGACGCTGCTCGGCGTACTGACCGCCGATGCCGTCAATGACGCCAAACTGGCGGGCAAAGCTTTGGAAGATGTACTGCGCACAGAAGTACCGAAAGTCGGCCCGCAGACGCTCTTGAACGAGCTGTTCGACCTCGTGGCGTTTTCCGACATTCCGGTTGCCGTCACAGGCGAGCATGACCGCTTGCTGGGCGTGATCGTCAAAGGCGCCGTGCTGGGCGGACTTGCAGGCAAGGTCAAGCCGGATAGCACCGTGCCGGCTGATGAGGAAGGGCAGGTGAACGCGCAATGA
- a CDS encoding GbsR/MarR family transcriptional regulator — translation MDTTQERILEKAQERVIETLARNMDLYGITMSTGLLYGTLLFQDKSMTLDEMGEALGMSKTSMSTGVRTLMDLNMVEKIWKKGTRKDHYEVNLDWYQNFIDLFSVKWRHACEQNVVSLKKSLLELRALRETEDITEQDRERVDLSIERIENGLEYYHWLSRLIDTFESHEIFQFVPKKKLES, via the coding sequence ATGGATACCACACAGGAACGAATCCTGGAAAAAGCTCAGGAACGCGTGATCGAGACCCTTGCCCGCAACATGGATTTATACGGCATTACCATGTCCACTGGGCTGTTGTACGGCACGTTGCTGTTTCAGGACAAGTCAATGACGCTCGATGAAATGGGAGAAGCGCTGGGGATGAGCAAGACCAGCATGAGTACCGGCGTTCGCACGTTGATGGACTTAAATATGGTAGAGAAGATATGGAAAAAGGGGACGCGAAAAGATCACTACGAGGTCAATCTGGACTGGTACCAGAACTTCATTGATCTCTTTTCTGTCAAGTGGCGGCATGCCTGCGAGCAAAACGTCGTGAGCTTGAAGAAGTCGCTGCTGGAGCTCCGCGCCCTCCGAGAAACGGAAGATATCACGGAACAAGATAGAGAACGGGTCGATCTCAGTATCGAGCGGATCGAAAATGGATTGGAGTACTACCATTGGCTGTCCCGCCTGATCGACACTTTTGAATCGCACGAGATTTTTCAATTTGTGCCAAAGAAAAAGCTGGAGTCGTAA
- a CDS encoding cysteine hydrolase family protein has translation MNRKTALLVIDAQTGIIEGMSHDPVYQKEALLQTIHSLVTQARSRNIPVLYVQDLDVAPEGDPAFAIHPSIAPAPHEPVFRKKATDAFHGTDLHERLQEIGIDHLVIAGCKTEYCIDSACRRATTLGYDVTLVGDGHSTNDSSVMPAESIIAHHNRCLHGLSNLEPFVVVRTSAEDVFAPIHDFYRTHE, from the coding sequence ATGAATCGCAAGACAGCCTTGCTCGTGATCGACGCTCAGACAGGAATCATCGAGGGAATGTCCCATGATCCGGTTTATCAAAAAGAAGCATTACTGCAAACCATTCATTCTTTGGTTACCCAGGCCCGCAGCAGAAACATTCCGGTTTTGTACGTGCAGGATCTGGATGTCGCTCCCGAAGGAGACCCGGCCTTTGCCATTCATCCTTCTATCGCTCCCGCTCCTCACGAGCCGGTCTTCCGGAAGAAAGCGACGGATGCGTTTCACGGTACGGACCTGCACGAACGACTGCAGGAGATTGGCATCGATCACCTCGTCATCGCCGGCTGCAAAACGGAATACTGCATCGACAGCGCCTGCCGGAGAGCGACGACCCTCGGTTATGATGTCACGCTTGTCGGGGACGGCCATTCTACGAACGACAGCAGCGTGATGCCGGCCGAGAGCATCATCGCGCATCACAACCGCTGCCTGCACGGCCTCAGCAATCTCGAGCCGTTCGTCGTGGTTCGCACATCCGCGGAGGACGTGTTTGCTCCGATCCACGACTTCTATCGGACGCACGAATAA
- a CDS encoding YwbE family protein has protein sequence MNGKNRKDIAPGLTVDIVLKQDQRTGKRTRGIVKDILTNSATHPHGIKVRLTDGQVGRVQEIIGKGE, from the coding sequence ATGAACGGGAAAAACCGCAAAGACATCGCGCCCGGGCTGACGGTCGATATTGTATTGAAGCAGGATCAGCGTACGGGCAAGCGGACGCGCGGCATCGTGAAGGACATTTTGACCAATTCTGCCACACACCCGCACGGAATCAAGGTGCGGCTGACGGATGGGCAAGTGGGCCGCGTGCAGGAAATTATCGGAAAGGGCGAATAG
- a CDS encoding cold-inducible protein YdjO-related protein yields MCTSDSCTCWMRDNFSFDNSPNCPFCHSPMVKETKVLPVLTNHSKRHS; encoded by the coding sequence ATGTGCACAAGCGACAGCTGTACGTGCTGGATGAGAGATAACTTTTCCTTTGACAATAGCCCGAACTGCCCCTTTTGTCACTCCCCGATGGTGAAAGAAACGAAAGTCCTGCCGGTTTTGACCAACCACAGCAAACGCCATTCCTAA